One Corynebacterium tuberculostearicum DNA window includes the following coding sequences:
- a CDS encoding 30S ribosomal protein bS22 produces MGSVIKKRRKRMSKKKHRKMLRRTRVQRRKLGK; encoded by the coding sequence ATGGGTTCCGTCATTAAGAAGCGCCGCAAGCGCATGTCCAAGAAGAAGCACCGCAAGATGCTGCGCCGCACCCGCGTGCAGCGTCGTAAGCTGGGCAAGTAA
- a CDS encoding helix-turn-helix domain-containing protein has protein sequence MANEDKGTFLTIAEVAEIMRVSKMTVYRLVHAGEMPAVRVGRSFRVHESAVNEYLEASVYGA, from the coding sequence ATGGCAAATGAAGATAAGGGAACCTTTCTGACGATCGCGGAGGTCGCCGAGATTATGCGCGTCTCCAAGATGACCGTCTACCGTTTGGTTCACGCAGGCGAAATGCCGGCTGTTCGCGTCGGACGCTCCTTCCGCGTTCACGAGTCTGCCGTCAACGAGTACCTGGAGGCTTCCGTCTACGGAGCCTAG
- the proC gene encoding pyrroline-5-carboxylate reductase, giving the protein MTKIAILGGGQIGEALTSGLVASGFAGSDITVTNRTESRSQKLKEAYGVATTSDNAAAVDGADYIFACVKPYAILDLLEGLEPAKDAVVVSMAAGLTLEQLQGAAGEGVPVVRVMPNTPMLVRRGMCTCAAGEHVSDAQMDGVRELLEAVGEVAVIPEKNIDAATALAGSSPAYFFLVAEALVDAGVQLGLPRDVAEKLAAQAAAGSGEMLASSGRSATQLRAGVTSPGGTTAAAVRELEESGLRGAFYRAAEACSDKAKELG; this is encoded by the coding sequence ATGACAAAGATTGCAATTTTAGGCGGCGGACAAATCGGTGAGGCTTTGACCTCGGGACTCGTAGCTTCGGGCTTTGCGGGCTCGGATATCACGGTCACCAACCGCACCGAATCCCGCAGCCAGAAACTCAAAGAGGCCTATGGCGTCGCCACCACCAGCGATAATGCGGCGGCGGTAGACGGCGCGGATTATATCTTCGCGTGCGTAAAGCCCTACGCCATCCTGGACCTGCTCGAAGGCCTTGAGCCGGCCAAGGATGCCGTGGTCGTGTCCATGGCCGCGGGCCTGACGCTGGAGCAGCTGCAGGGTGCGGCGGGCGAAGGTGTGCCGGTGGTGCGCGTTATGCCCAATACCCCCATGTTGGTGCGCCGCGGCATGTGCACCTGCGCGGCCGGTGAGCACGTGAGCGACGCCCAGATGGACGGCGTGCGCGAGCTGCTGGAGGCCGTCGGCGAGGTTGCGGTCATCCCGGAGAAGAATATCGACGCCGCCACCGCACTGGCGGGATCCTCCCCGGCCTATTTCTTCCTCGTGGCAGAAGCACTTGTCGATGCCGGCGTGCAGCTCGGCCTACCCCGTGACGTCGCCGAGAAGCTTGCCGCCCAGGCCGCAGCCGGCTCCGGTGAGATGCTGGCTAGCTCCGGCCGCTCGGCCACCCAGCTGCGCGCTGGCGTAACCTCCCCGGGCGGCACCACCGCGGCCGCCGTGCGCGAGCTGGAGGAGTCCGGCCTGCGCGGCGCGTTCTACCGCGCGGCAGAGGCCTGCTCCGATAAGGCCAAGGAGCTCGGCTAG
- a CDS encoding tripartite tricarboxylate transporter TctB family protein, translating to MADKNKLTVAELLARDKKARGEKGGKDEKRSRRHRRSLDEGGISVAELTGNLKKVKASPAEAKHTSVSIDEGAPVIRAPKAADATDADSAKKSADKPASQPTATTAAQPAAPKAASKAAPKTAAKAEPKAAPKSAEKPAAKAAAKPAQTAQPAASAPSAAQPTAKKKQPSADDTAVIQRVDKAKTDDAKSAATKPAAEKPTADKASADKITAAKPAAEKPKADKGAKAAGAGAAAAGAGAAAAAVPASKKAGVAKDAEETGNLPKVEDDKEWIEEEHEKLNPVSILLMIVAGILLAIVIFKGFEILWDSFPRLVVAVLAVCVTAIMVGVTHALRTARDGFSMFLAGFTGLILTFGPLLLVML from the coding sequence ATGGCTGACAAGAACAAGTTGACCGTGGCAGAGCTGCTGGCTCGCGATAAAAAGGCCCGCGGCGAGAAGGGCGGCAAGGACGAAAAGCGTTCGCGCCGCCACCGCCGCAGCCTCGATGAAGGCGGCATCTCCGTTGCCGAGCTAACCGGCAACCTCAAGAAGGTCAAGGCTTCCCCTGCCGAGGCCAAGCACACCTCCGTCTCCATCGACGAGGGTGCCCCCGTCATCCGCGCCCCCAAGGCTGCCGACGCGACCGATGCCGACTCCGCAAAGAAGTCCGCCGACAAGCCTGCTTCCCAGCCCACAGCCACGACCGCTGCTCAGCCTGCCGCGCCGAAGGCCGCATCGAAGGCTGCACCAAAGACCGCCGCAAAGGCAGAACCAAAGGCTGCTCCTAAATCCGCGGAGAAGCCCGCAGCCAAGGCTGCCGCCAAGCCAGCGCAGACCGCACAGCCGGCCGCGTCCGCCCCATCGGCTGCACAGCCCACCGCAAAGAAGAAGCAGCCTTCTGCCGATGACACCGCGGTAATCCAGCGCGTGGATAAGGCGAAGACGGACGACGCCAAGTCTGCTGCCACCAAGCCTGCAGCGGAGAAGCCGACCGCAGACAAGGCCAGCGCGGACAAGATCACCGCAGCGAAGCCCGCTGCTGAAAAGCCGAAGGCCGACAAGGGCGCAAAGGCAGCCGGAGCGGGAGCTGCGGCAGCCGGCGCTGGAGCGGCCGCCGCGGCGGTGCCGGCGTCGAAGAAGGCGGGCGTCGCTAAGGATGCCGAGGAAACCGGCAACCTGCCCAAGGTCGAGGACGACAAAGAGTGGATCGAGGAAGAGCACGAGAAGCTCAACCCAGTATCCATCCTGCTGATGATTGTTGCGGGCATCCTGCTGGCGATTGTCATCTTCAAGGGCTTTGAAATTCTGTGGGATAGCTTCCCACGCCTCGTCGTTGCCGTCCTGGCGGTGTGCGTGACCGCAATTATGGTCGGCGTGACGCACGCCCTGCGCACCGCGCGCGATGGGTTCTCCATGTTCCTGGCCGGCTTTACCGGCCTAATCCTGACCTTCGGCCCGCTGCTGTTGGTTATGCTCTAA
- a CDS encoding Ppx/GppA phosphatase family protein, whose amino-acid sequence MRLGVLDVGSNTVHLVAVDAATGGRPTPMSDWKTPLRLVEQLDKKGNIHEKGVKKLVSAVAEASELGDKLGCAEFIAFATSAVRSAPNSEAVLDEVEKQTGVRLQILSGVEEAQLTFLSARRWYGWSAGRITNLDIGGGSLELSTGTDEHPDLAFSLDLGAGRLTHNWFDTDPPEKRKVSALRDFIDAELEDAAQQMKAMGPAGLAVGTSKTFRTLARLTGAAPSSAGPYVKRTLTAPGLRQLISFISRMTAADRADLEGVSSNRSHQIVAGALVAEASMRALDIEKLEICPWALREGVILRRTDKGLE is encoded by the coding sequence GTGCGATTAGGTGTATTAGACGTCGGAAGCAATACCGTCCACCTCGTTGCGGTCGATGCCGCGACGGGCGGGCGGCCCACTCCGATGAGCGATTGGAAGACCCCGCTCCGGCTGGTAGAACAGCTGGACAAGAAGGGCAACATCCATGAAAAGGGTGTAAAGAAGCTGGTCAGCGCCGTAGCGGAGGCGAGCGAGCTAGGCGATAAGCTGGGCTGCGCGGAATTTATCGCCTTTGCTACCTCGGCGGTGCGCTCTGCACCCAATTCCGAGGCCGTGCTCGATGAGGTGGAAAAGCAGACCGGCGTACGCCTGCAGATCCTCTCCGGCGTGGAAGAAGCCCAACTGACCTTCCTCTCCGCGCGCCGCTGGTACGGCTGGTCCGCCGGCCGCATTACCAACCTGGACATCGGCGGCGGCTCGCTAGAGCTGTCCACCGGTACCGACGAGCACCCCGACCTTGCCTTCTCCCTCGACCTGGGCGCTGGCCGGTTGACCCATAATTGGTTCGACACCGACCCGCCAGAGAAGAGAAAGGTAAGCGCGCTGCGCGATTTTATTGATGCGGAGCTTGAGGACGCCGCCCAGCAGATGAAGGCTATGGGCCCCGCTGGCCTTGCCGTGGGTACCTCCAAAACCTTCCGTACGCTGGCCCGCCTGACCGGCGCCGCACCTTCGTCTGCCGGCCCATACGTCAAGCGCACGTTGACTGCACCGGGTCTGCGCCAGTTAATTTCCTTCATCTCTCGCATGACTGCGGCAGACAGAGCGGACCTAGAAGGTGTAAGTTCTAACCGATCGCACCAAATCGTTGCCGGCGCTCTGGTAGCCGAGGCATCCATGCGAGCCTTGGACATCGAGAAGCTGGAAATCTGCCCGTGGGCGCTGCGTGAGGGCGTCATTTTGCGCCGGACCGACAAGGGATTGGAATAG
- a CDS encoding response regulator transcription factor, whose product MTTILIVEDEESLADPLAFLLRKEGFEPIIAHDGPTALEKFAANDIDIVLLDLMLPGMSGTEVCKQLRTTSSVPVIMVTARDSEIDKVVGLELGADDYVTKPYSSRELIARIRAVLRRGHDSGPGADTEAEEDVAEQILEGGRVKMDVERHTVTVADEPVSMPLKEFDLLEYLLRNAGRVLTRGQLIDRIWGADYVGDTKTLDVHVKRLRSKIEEQPSRPKHLVTVRGLGYKFEL is encoded by the coding sequence ATGACCACCATCCTCATCGTTGAAGATGAAGAGTCGCTGGCAGATCCGCTGGCATTCCTCCTCCGCAAGGAGGGCTTCGAGCCGATCATCGCGCACGATGGCCCTACGGCGCTGGAAAAGTTTGCCGCTAACGACATCGATATCGTCCTTCTAGACCTCATGCTGCCCGGCATGTCAGGCACCGAGGTATGCAAGCAGCTGCGCACCACCTCGTCCGTGCCGGTCATCATGGTGACCGCGCGCGATTCCGAGATCGACAAGGTCGTCGGCCTCGAGCTGGGCGCCGATGATTACGTGACCAAGCCTTATTCCTCCCGCGAGCTCATCGCCCGCATCCGCGCGGTGCTGCGCCGCGGCCACGATTCCGGCCCCGGTGCCGATACCGAGGCAGAGGAAGACGTAGCCGAGCAGATCCTCGAGGGCGGCCGCGTCAAGATGGACGTGGAACGCCACACCGTTACCGTTGCGGATGAGCCGGTATCCATGCCGCTCAAGGAATTCGACCTCTTGGAGTACCTGCTGCGCAACGCCGGCCGCGTACTTACCCGCGGCCAGCTCATTGACCGCATCTGGGGCGCCGATTATGTTGGCGACACCAAGACGCTCGACGTCCACGTCAAGCGCCTGCGCTCCAAGATCGAGGAGCAGCCCTCCCGCCCGAAGCACCTGGTTACGGTGCGCGGCTTGGGCTATAAATTCGAGCTCTAG
- a CDS encoding sensor histidine kinase: MELILSFVAGVVACGLALPAISWLRGRIAHYRQATDAEANQVTTVSQVLHLAVQGSPTALAVLDRSQEIVMSNPAAHEMSLVHDRAVNPDVWQTAQEVFEDKETRTVDLAIPKRRTGHRVTQFKAVIKPLTLNDGRFVIIYGTDESENVRMESARRDFVANVSHELKTPVGGIALLAEALLQDPGDQETVEYFGNKVYKEANRMADMVSELISLSKLQGAEALPEMEPLAVDDLIEEALSRNQLAAEARSIELNRGASAGVQVKGDRSLLVTALSNLISNAINYSPEKMPVSVSQKVVDGGVVLIRVTDRGIGIAPDDQKRVFERFFRVDQARSRQTGGTGLGLAIVKHVVANHGGNIKLWSRPGTGSTFTIELPIYREEKPAQDAGMKDNEKKDAVTAAAPGLPRAVARVAARRKDKAQ, encoded by the coding sequence GTGGAATTGATTCTTTCCTTCGTTGCCGGCGTGGTGGCCTGCGGGTTGGCGCTGCCGGCGATTTCTTGGCTGCGCGGGCGCATTGCGCACTACCGCCAAGCCACCGATGCCGAGGCCAACCAGGTCACGACGGTCAGCCAGGTACTGCACTTGGCCGTGCAGGGCTCGCCGACGGCCCTGGCGGTGCTGGACCGCAGCCAAGAAATCGTCATGTCCAATCCCGCCGCCCACGAGATGTCCCTGGTGCATGATCGCGCCGTGAACCCGGACGTGTGGCAGACCGCGCAGGAGGTCTTCGAGGACAAGGAGACCCGCACCGTCGATCTGGCCATTCCCAAGCGCCGCACGGGCCACCGCGTCACCCAGTTCAAGGCGGTTATTAAGCCGCTGACGCTTAACGACGGCCGCTTTGTCATCATCTACGGCACCGATGAGAGCGAAAACGTCCGCATGGAATCCGCCCGTCGCGATTTCGTGGCAAACGTTTCCCACGAGCTCAAGACCCCCGTCGGCGGCATTGCCCTGCTGGCCGAGGCCCTGCTGCAAGACCCCGGTGACCAGGAAACCGTGGAGTACTTTGGCAATAAGGTTTACAAGGAAGCCAACCGCATGGCCGATATGGTCAGCGAGCTTATTTCCTTGTCCAAGCTGCAAGGCGCTGAGGCGCTGCCAGAGATGGAACCGTTGGCAGTCGATGACCTCATCGAGGAAGCACTCTCGCGCAACCAACTGGCTGCGGAGGCCCGCTCCATCGAGCTCAACCGGGGCGCCTCCGCCGGCGTGCAGGTCAAAGGAGATAGGTCCCTGCTGGTTACCGCACTATCTAACCTCATCTCCAACGCGATTAACTATTCGCCGGAGAAGATGCCGGTATCGGTCTCCCAAAAAGTCGTGGACGGTGGGGTCGTGCTCATCCGCGTCACCGACCGCGGCATCGGTATCGCACCGGATGATCAAAAACGTGTTTTTGAGCGCTTCTTCCGCGTAGACCAAGCCCGGTCGCGGCAGACCGGAGGCACTGGCCTAGGATTAGCAATTGTTAAACACGTGGTGGCCAACCATGGCGGCAACATCAAACTGTGGTCCCGGCCCGGTACGGGTTCTACATTCACTATTGAGTTGCCTATCTACAGAGAAGAAAAGCCAGCGCAGGATGCTGGCATGAAGGATAATGAGAAAAAGGATGCCGTCACTGCGGCGGCGCCTGGGCTCCCGCGTGCAGTAGCACGCGTCGCAGCACGTCGAAAGGATAAAGCACAATGA
- a CDS encoding phosphoglyceromutase, producing MTNGKLILLRHGQSKWNESNQFTGWVDVDLTEKGEAEAKRGGELLAQEGVMPDVLYTSLLRRAIRTANIALNAADRHWIPVVRDWRLNERHYGALQGLNKAETKEEYGEEKFMAWRRSYDTRPPELADDSEYAQTNDPRYADLDKVPQTECLKDVVARFVPYFEEEILPRAKKGETVLIAAHGNSLRALVKHLDNISDDDIAGLNIPTGIPLVYEITEDGSVVNPGGTYLDPEAAAAGTAAVAAQGGK from the coding sequence ATGACTAACGGAAAACTGATTCTTCTTCGCCATGGCCAATCCAAGTGGAACGAGTCCAACCAGTTCACTGGCTGGGTCGATGTAGATCTGACCGAAAAGGGCGAGGCAGAAGCCAAGCGCGGCGGTGAGCTGCTCGCGCAGGAAGGCGTTATGCCCGATGTCCTCTATACCTCTCTTCTGCGCCGCGCTATCCGTACCGCAAATATCGCACTCAACGCCGCCGACCGCCACTGGATCCCAGTGGTGCGCGATTGGCGCCTCAACGAGCGCCACTACGGCGCCCTGCAGGGCCTGAACAAGGCCGAGACCAAGGAAGAATACGGCGAGGAAAAGTTCATGGCATGGCGCCGCTCCTATGACACGCGCCCGCCGGAGCTGGCCGATGACTCCGAGTACGCCCAGACCAATGACCCGCGCTACGCGGACCTGGACAAGGTCCCGCAGACCGAGTGCCTGAAGGACGTCGTCGCCCGCTTCGTGCCGTACTTCGAGGAGGAAATCCTCCCACGCGCCAAGAAGGGCGAGACCGTGCTCATCGCCGCACACGGCAATTCCCTGCGCGCTCTGGTTAAGCACCTGGACAATATTTCCGATGACGATATTGCCGGCCTGAATATCCCGACCGGCATCCCGCTGGTATATGAGATCACCGAGGACGGCTCCGTAGTAAACCCAGGTGGCACCTACCTGGATCCGGAAGCCGCCGCTGCCGGTACCGCTGCCGTTGCTGCGCAGGGCGGTAAGTAA
- the mshA gene encoding D-inositol-3-phosphate glycosyltransferase gives MRIAMISMHTSPIEQPGSGDAGGMNVYALNIARQLARRGIEVDVYTRATRPSQGEIIEVEPHLRVINIVAGPYEGLDKEDLPTQLAAFAGGMVQFAKWQGKKYDLIHSHYWLSGQVGWLLRDLWGIPLIHTAHTLAAVKNASRTADDTLESEARRICEQQLVDNADLLVVNTEQEARDLAEHYDAERDIIRVVSPGADVELFTPGTDRNTERSRRELGIPLHTKVVAFVGRLQKFKGPEVLIRATAELFRREPARNLRVVICGGPSGANTAPEAYRELARELGVDKRVRFLGARPPEELVGIYRAADIVAVPSYNESFGLVSLEAQASGTPVVAAAVGGLPIAVADGETGLLVHSHDPSDWADALARLLDDDPMRITMGEAAVAHAARFSWAGSAAALAEIYDEASRIKVPDCHQRRAIGD, from the coding sequence ATGCGCATCGCCATGATCTCTATGCATACGTCCCCCATTGAGCAGCCCGGCTCGGGGGACGCCGGCGGTATGAACGTCTACGCCCTCAATATCGCCCGCCAACTAGCCCGCCGGGGAATCGAGGTGGACGTCTACACTCGCGCTACCCGGCCTAGCCAGGGCGAAATCATTGAGGTTGAGCCCCACCTGCGCGTCATTAATATCGTCGCCGGGCCGTACGAGGGCCTGGATAAAGAGGATCTGCCTACCCAGCTGGCCGCTTTCGCGGGCGGCATGGTGCAATTTGCCAAGTGGCAGGGCAAGAAATATGACCTTATTCACTCCCACTACTGGCTCTCCGGCCAGGTGGGCTGGCTGCTACGGGATCTCTGGGGCATTCCGCTCATCCATACGGCCCATACCCTCGCTGCGGTGAAAAACGCCTCCCGGACCGCGGATGACACCTTGGAGTCCGAGGCCCGCCGCATCTGCGAACAGCAGCTGGTAGATAATGCGGACCTGCTCGTGGTCAATACCGAGCAAGAAGCCCGCGACCTGGCCGAGCACTACGACGCCGAACGCGACATCATTCGCGTAGTCTCGCCCGGCGCCGACGTCGAGCTTTTTACCCCTGGCACAGACCGCAATACCGAACGTTCCCGCCGCGAGCTGGGCATTCCGCTGCACACCAAGGTGGTGGCCTTTGTCGGGCGCTTACAAAAATTCAAAGGCCCGGAGGTCCTTATCCGCGCCACGGCCGAGCTCTTCCGCCGCGAGCCGGCTCGCAACCTGCGGGTGGTTATCTGCGGTGGCCCGTCGGGGGCCAATACGGCGCCGGAGGCCTATAGGGAGTTGGCGCGCGAGTTGGGCGTCGATAAGCGCGTGCGCTTTTTGGGCGCCCGCCCGCCAGAGGAGCTGGTGGGGATCTACCGCGCGGCCGATATCGTGGCGGTGCCTAGCTATAACGAGTCCTTCGGCCTAGTGTCGCTGGAGGCCCAGGCTTCTGGCACGCCGGTGGTGGCCGCGGCCGTTGGCGGGCTGCCCATCGCCGTAGCAGACGGGGAGACTGGCCTGCTGGTGCACTCGCATGACCCGTCCGACTGGGCCGATGCTCTAGCCCGCCTGCTTGACGACGACCCCATGCGCATCACCATGGGCGAAGCCGCCGTCGCCCACGCCGCGCGCTTTAGCTGGGCTGGCTCCGCCGCCGCACTCGCAGAAATCTATGACGAAGCCAGCCGCATCAAGGTCCCGGATTGCCATCAACGGCGGGCGATTGGGGATTAA
- a CDS encoding long-chain-fatty-acid--CoA ligase: MSAYESQAWLQYYPEWTPHHLEYGETTLLDIYDNNLEVNGDKPATYFFGRTQTYAELDRQVRAAAAGLKAFGVRPGDRVAIVAPNSPQYIAAFYAILKLGAQVVLHNPLYTAHELEGLFQDHGARIAIAWDKAAPTLEKLRATTNLETVASINMINAMPTLQRAALRLPIPPLKSKREQLSSPAPNTVPWETLVGNAIGGDGSDITTPEDVDKDTIALIMYTSGTTGKPKGAMLSHGNLFSNIMQGKAWVPGLGDKPERMLAALPFFHAYGLTMNVTLAQFIGGELVILPKPDMSLIMQLMKKHTPTWVPGVPTLYERIVKAAEDQEIPIKGVRAAFSGASTLPSDTVNKWENYTGGLLVEGYGLTECSPIIVGNPMSTDRRPGYVGIPFPDTQVRIANPDNLDETQPDGVEGEVLARGPQIFKGYLNNEEATEAAFHGEWFRTGDMGVMEEDGFIRLVSRIKEIIITGGFNVYPGEVEEILREHPSIDDVAVVGRPREDGSEDVVACLDLADGAALDPEGLKDYCRERLTRYKVPRTFYHFEELAKDQMGKIRRREVQADLIRRLEAEQN, translated from the coding sequence TTGTCCGCATACGAATCACAGGCTTGGCTCCAGTATTACCCGGAATGGACACCGCACCACCTCGAGTATGGCGAGACCACGCTGCTGGACATTTACGACAATAATCTTGAGGTCAACGGCGATAAGCCGGCCACCTACTTTTTCGGACGCACCCAAACGTATGCGGAGCTGGACCGGCAGGTTCGCGCTGCGGCCGCTGGCCTGAAGGCCTTCGGTGTGCGCCCCGGTGACCGAGTCGCCATCGTGGCACCGAACTCGCCGCAGTACATCGCGGCGTTCTACGCCATCTTGAAGCTGGGCGCCCAGGTGGTGCTGCACAACCCGCTCTACACCGCCCACGAGCTGGAAGGGCTCTTCCAGGATCACGGCGCGCGCATCGCCATTGCCTGGGATAAGGCAGCGCCGACCTTGGAGAAGCTGCGTGCGACCACCAACCTGGAAACGGTCGCGTCCATCAACATGATCAACGCCATGCCTACCTTGCAGCGCGCCGCCCTACGCCTGCCCATCCCGCCACTGAAATCCAAGCGCGAGCAGCTATCGTCCCCGGCGCCCAATACCGTGCCGTGGGAGACCCTGGTGGGCAATGCCATCGGCGGCGACGGCAGCGATATCACCACGCCGGAGGACGTGGACAAAGACACCATCGCGCTGATTATGTACACCTCTGGCACCACCGGAAAACCCAAGGGCGCCATGCTCTCGCACGGCAACCTGTTTTCTAACATCATGCAGGGCAAGGCGTGGGTTCCTGGCTTGGGCGATAAGCCGGAGCGTATGCTGGCCGCCCTCCCCTTCTTCCACGCCTATGGCCTAACTATGAACGTCACCCTTGCGCAGTTCATCGGCGGCGAGCTTGTCATCCTGCCTAAGCCGGATATGTCGCTCATCATGCAGTTGATGAAGAAGCACACCCCGACCTGGGTACCGGGCGTGCCGACGCTCTACGAGCGCATCGTGAAGGCCGCCGAGGATCAGGAAATCCCCATCAAGGGTGTGCGCGCGGCCTTCTCCGGTGCGTCTACCCTGCCTTCGGACACGGTCAACAAGTGGGAGAACTACACCGGCGGCCTCTTGGTGGAGGGCTATGGCCTCACGGAGTGCTCGCCGATTATTGTGGGCAACCCCATGAGCACCGACCGCCGCCCGGGCTACGTGGGCATTCCGTTCCCGGATACCCAGGTGCGCATTGCCAACCCGGATAACCTGGACGAGACCCAGCCGGACGGCGTTGAGGGCGAGGTGCTGGCCCGCGGCCCGCAGATCTTCAAGGGCTACCTCAACAATGAAGAGGCCACCGAGGCCGCTTTCCACGGCGAATGGTTCCGCACCGGTGACATGGGTGTCATGGAAGAAGACGGCTTCATCCGTCTGGTCAGCCGCATCAAGGAAATCATCATCACCGGCGGCTTCAACGTCTACCCAGGCGAGGTGGAAGAAATCCTGCGCGAGCACCCGAGCATCGATGACGTCGCCGTGGTCGGCCGCCCGCGCGAGGACGGCTCCGAGGACGTCGTGGCCTGCCTCGACCTCGCCGATGGCGCCGCCCTGGACCCGGAGGGACTCAAGGACTACTGCCGCGAGCGCCTGACCCGCTACAAGGTCCCGCGCACCTTCTATCACTTTGAGGAGCTGGCCAAGGACCAGATGGGCAAGATCCGCCGCCGCGAGGTCCAAGCAGACCTCATCCGCCGCCTCGAGGCCGAACAGAATTAA
- a CDS encoding methylated-DNA--[protein]-cysteine S-methyltransferase yields MFRLIDSPLGPLCLQASPRGLSRVDITAASTPQEAVGGVDEGGVDKRSADVLDAAQAQLAEYFAGQRHAFELRLDPPATTDFRAAVHAQLAEIGYGETVTYRDVAKLLGRPGATRAVGSACGANPLLIVRPCHRVLRSDGGLGGYAGGLDAKRFLLTLEEN; encoded by the coding sequence ATGTTCCGCCTTATCGATAGCCCCCTCGGACCCCTGTGCTTGCAGGCGAGCCCGCGGGGGCTTTCCCGCGTCGACATCACTGCGGCCAGCACCCCGCAGGAAGCGGTGGGCGGTGTGGATGAAGGGGGCGTCGATAAGCGCAGCGCGGACGTGCTCGACGCCGCCCAGGCACAGCTCGCGGAGTATTTCGCCGGCCAGCGCCACGCCTTCGAGTTACGCCTCGACCCGCCTGCGACGACCGACTTTCGCGCCGCAGTGCATGCGCAACTGGCCGAGATTGGCTATGGGGAGACGGTCACCTACCGCGACGTCGCCAAGCTGCTGGGCCGGCCCGGCGCGACGCGGGCCGTGGGCAGTGCGTGCGGCGCCAATCCCCTGCTCATCGTGCGACCATGCCACCGTGTGCTGCGCAGCGACGGCGGGCTCGGTGGCTATGCGGGTGGTCTGGATGCCAAACGTTTTTTGCTGACACTAGAAGAAAACTAG